From a single Nicotiana tomentosiformis chromosome 2, ASM39032v3, whole genome shotgun sequence genomic region:
- the LOC138905922 gene encoding uncharacterized protein, translating into MAHGYQTLAVLPVGAVKYVFATKPGERPVMSADALKKFDKFTKLFPPYFSEEHKQHLRIVLHTLKDHQLYAKFSNYESWLASVAFLGHVMSSEGIKVDPK; encoded by the exons ATGGCTCACGGTTATCAAACCCTAGCAGTTCTACCAGTTGGTGCAGTGAAATATGTTTTTGCTACAAAGCCTGGGGAGAGACCCGTGATGTCAGCTGATGCGCTAAAGAAGTTTGACAAGTTCACCAAGTTATTTCCCCCttactttagtg AGGAGCATAAGCAGCACCTACGAATTGTACTTCATACTTTGAAGGATCATCagctatatgccaagttttcaaattATGAGTCCTGGTTAGCCTCGgttgcatttttgggtcatgttatGTCTTCAGagggtatcaaggtggatcctaagtag